A genomic region of Nostoc sp. UHCC 0702 contains the following coding sequences:
- a CDS encoding serine/threonine protein kinase, which yields MNYHMIGKVLQARYQIVQSLGAGVFGQTYIAVDIDYPDNPKCVIKQLKVNNSQPSYLDTLRLRFLTETETLKRLGLHQQIPEFITCFEENERFYLIQEYIEGHSLTAELPINQQWGCVWTENEVIEFLEDVLNILEFVHSQGVIHCDIKPENLIRRAADGKLVLIDFGSIQSVDFGIERELPISRIPVTSLGYIPPEQFIGQTQPNSDIYALGMIAIQALTGIEPLQLQIDSYSNEIIWRSPNTQVSDYLAAVLSEMIRYNFQDRYQSVAEVLRVLKQMAGETQDHVSLEVAVENDTSDENSASGKSSPLLTGMTVGIAANSLLMGLGVYSLLNTSPAYSETETLYKATEEYQSGDLQSAIALAKSIPSYSNVYPEAKATIEEWQQQWQVAAQEYLAAEQATKEGRWSDVLATAAKVPDILYWQSKTDKLVQQARVNIELQTQELLAKAYEKAGARDFSGALEYLRQIPKESSAGALVQRKLAEYNQKRQIRAAYFLHNAQKSAAVGDFNSAVKFLRQIPKNTLVYTQAQAKLNEYTQKQRLQIQSQKVALGKVAAANKTNSLVSNNSAKRMANSQPSNDLPEVNIR from the coding sequence ATGAACTACCACATGATCGGTAAGGTACTACAAGCACGTTACCAAATCGTCCAAAGCCTAGGTGCAGGGGTATTTGGACAAACATATATTGCTGTTGATATAGATTACCCAGATAATCCTAAATGTGTAATTAAACAGCTGAAAGTTAACAATTCTCAACCCAGCTATTTAGATACTTTAAGATTACGCTTTCTCACTGAAACCGAAACTCTCAAGCGTCTGGGACTTCATCAACAAATTCCCGAATTCATCACTTGCTTTGAAGAAAATGAGCGTTTTTATTTAATACAAGAGTATATCGAAGGACACTCATTAACTGCGGAACTGCCCATCAATCAACAATGGGGGTGTGTTTGGACTGAAAATGAGGTTATAGAATTTTTAGAAGATGTTTTAAATATTTTAGAATTTGTTCACTCTCAAGGGGTTATCCATTGCGATATCAAACCAGAAAACTTAATCAGACGTGCTGCTGATGGTAAGTTAGTTTTAATTGACTTTGGTTCAATTCAGTCAGTTGATTTTGGCATAGAAAGGGAATTGCCTATTTCGCGAATTCCTGTGACTTCACTGGGGTACATACCTCCAGAACAATTTATTGGTCAAACACAACCTAACAGCGATATTTATGCTTTGGGTATGATTGCTATCCAAGCTTTAACAGGGATAGAACCACTGCAATTACAAATAGATTCTTATAGTAATGAAATTATCTGGCGTTCTCCAAACACGCAAGTTAGCGATTATCTGGCTGCTGTTCTTAGCGAAATGATCCGTTATAACTTCCAAGACCGTTATCAGTCTGTGGCTGAAGTATTGCGTGTACTCAAACAAATGGCAGGAGAAACTCAGGATCATGTGTCTTTAGAGGTGGCTGTTGAGAATGATACTTCTGATGAAAATTCTGCTTCTGGAAAATCATCACCGCTACTCACAGGAATGACAGTAGGAATAGCGGCTAATTCTTTGTTGATGGGATTGGGAGTATATTCTTTGCTGAATACTTCTCCTGCTTATTCTGAAACAGAAACTTTATATAAAGCAACTGAAGAATATCAATCGGGAGATTTGCAAAGTGCGATCGCTTTGGCTAAATCGATTCCTTCTTATAGTAATGTTTATCCAGAAGCTAAAGCCACAATCGAAGAATGGCAACAGCAATGGCAAGTGGCTGCACAAGAGTATCTCGCGGCTGAACAAGCGACAAAAGAGGGTAGATGGTCAGATGTTCTGGCTACTGCGGCGAAAGTTCCAGATATTTTATATTGGCAATCTAAAACAGACAAATTAGTGCAGCAAGCACGGGTTAACATCGAACTCCAGACGCAAGAGTTATTAGCAAAAGCTTACGAAAAAGCTGGGGCTAGAGATTTTTCTGGTGCGTTGGAATATCTGCGGCAAATTCCTAAAGAAAGTTCTGCGGGTGCTTTGGTGCAACGCAAGTTAGCTGAGTACAATCAAAAGCGGCAGATTAGAGCAGCTTACTTTTTACATAACGCGCAAAAAAGTGCGGCTGTTGGTGACTTTAATAGTGCTGTGAAATTTCTGCGGCAAATTCCGAAAAATACTCTTGTTTACACTCAAGCTCAGGCCAAACTGAATGAATATACTCAAAAGCAGCGTCTACAAATTCAAAGTCAAAAGGTAGCTTTAGGTAAAGTTGCTGCTGCTAATAAAACAAATTCACTTGTTTCTAATAACTCTGCTAAGAG
- a CDS encoding RibD family protein: MTTIQTTLVLGMTADGKIQPVDPKSPGHVYLADQAHLEYQASFADLFLVGATTIREEGQTYTIQNPELLAARKVRGQSPQPITCVVSGSLNLSPDLHFFNQDLERWIFTTRAGLEKNSQAKSIEKQADVIDLGDTDLDWDRAYALMAERGIRKVVALGGGSLTAALVQAGRIDDWWLTIWPTVYGGKDLTTPVEGEGFVASIAPELELIETRQVGSELFLHYRILK, from the coding sequence ATGACAACCATCCAAACAACTTTGGTTCTTGGTATGACGGCTGATGGAAAGATTCAACCTGTAGATCCAAAATCACCCGGTCATGTCTATCTAGCCGATCAAGCACATTTAGAGTATCAAGCATCTTTTGCAGATCTATTTCTGGTGGGAGCAACGACGATCCGAGAAGAAGGACAGACTTATACCATTCAGAATCCTGAACTGTTAGCAGCACGTAAAGTTCGGGGTCAATCTCCCCAGCCGATTACTTGTGTGGTTTCGGGATCGCTTAATCTTAGCCCCGATCTGCATTTTTTCAACCAGGATCTTGAAAGATGGATTTTCACAACACGGGCTGGTTTGGAAAAGAATTCTCAGGCAAAAAGCATAGAGAAGCAAGCTGATGTAATTGATCTAGGAGATACAGATTTAGACTGGGATCGAGCTTACGCCTTGATGGCAGAACGGGGTATCCGCAAGGTTGTTGCTTTGGGGGGTGGTTCTTTGACGGCTGCCCTAGTACAAGCAGGGCGAATTGATGATTGGTGGTTAACCATTTGGCCTACAGTTTACGGAGGAAAGGATCTAACTACCCCAGTGGAAGGAGAGGGCTTTGTTGCTTCGATTGCCCCTGAGCTTGAACTCATTGAAACTCGTCAGGTTGGCAGTGAGTTGTTTTTGCACTATCGCATACTTAAATAA